The genomic DNA CGCCTCGCACTGTTCCTCGAGCGAGTCCGGTCCCGGTCCCTCTCGCGTGAAGATCACTTTGAACATGCTGTCGGTGCCGGTGACGGTGTACCCCGGCGCTTGATCGGCGACGATCTCGCTCAGCCCGCGCCGGAGCCGGTCGCCGAGCCCGTTGACGTGCTCGTAGACGTCGTTCTCGGCGGCGAATTTCAGGGTCTCGAGGCCGGCAGCCATCGTGACGGGATGGCCGGAGAAGGTGCCGGCCTGGAAGACGTCGCCGGCGGGGGCGAAGTGCTCGATGATCTCGGCGCGGCCGCCGATCGCCCCGACGGGGAAGCCGCCGCCGACGATCTTCCCGAAGGTCGTCAGGTCGGGCGTGACGCCGAACTCGCTCTGCGCGCAGCCGAGGCCGCCGACGCGGAAGCCGGTGATCACTTCGTCGAAGACCAGCAGGGAGCCGTGCTCGTCGGTGATCTCCCGGAGGAACTCGTGATACCCTTCTTCCGGGTAGACGATACCGTAGTTGCCCAGGATCGGCTCGGTGAGGACGGCCGCGATGTCGTCGCCGTGTTCTTCGAAGACGTCTCGCATCGCGTCTTCGTCGTTGAACGGTACCGGGAGGGTGTGTTCGGCGAAGGACTGCGGAACGCCGGCCGATGACGGTTTCGGATCGTCGGCGTCGCCCTCGACCAGCGTCGACTCCTGTGCCCCGTGGTAGCCGCCCTGCATGACGACGATCTTGTTCCGACCGGTGTACCCCCGCGCGAGCCGCACGGCGGAGGTAGTGGCCTCGGTCCCCGAGTTGACGAACCGGACCTTCTCGACGCTGGGGACGTGGCGGACGACGAACTCCGCGAGGTCGACCTCGACCTCGGTCGGCGTTGCGTACATCGGTCCCTCGCTCGCGTTCCGCTGGATGCCGGCCCGAACAGGCTCTGGGAGGTCGTGACCCAGCAGCAGCGGGCCGAGCCCCATGACCCAGTCGATGTAGCGGTTGCCGTCGGCGTCGATGACGTGGCCGCCCTCGCCCCGCCGGACGAAGAACGGATAGGGTTCGACGGCCGCGCGGACCGCGGAGTTGACGCCGCCGGGCATCACCGACAGCGCCCGGTCGTACAGCTCGCGTGAGTTATCCTCGGTCATGCCACGAACTTCGGATTCCCACGGCAAAGTAGTACCGAGGTTCGTCTGCGAAGCGCCGAACGTGTGCGCCTTGCGGACGGCTCGAGCCCTGCCGGCCGCGGGGCCCCTGTCGCTCGCGGACGCTCGACGAACTGCGAGAAACGCGACGAACGCCGCACGGGAGAGCTGTGACGAGAACGCACGGGTTCGGTACAGGGCTGTCCGATCGAACTCACAGTGGACTGCACCGGGGATCGGCCGCGATCGGTCGACCGTGTCCGGGACTCAGACGGCGTCGGGACCGGTCTTGCCGGTGCGGATCTGCATCGCGCTCTCGACGGGCATGACGAAGATCTTGCCGTCGCCGGGTTCGCCGGTTTCGGCCCCCTCACGGATGGCCTCGACGACCTCTTCGGCCGGGATATCGGCGACGACGCACTCGATCTTGACCTTCTGGTGGAGGTCGACCGTGTACTCCTCGCCGCGCCACTGCCCCTTCTTCGCGGGCTGGGAGCCGCGGCCGGAGACGTTGGTGACCGTCAGCGACGGCGCGCCGGCTTCGGCCAGCGACTGCTTGATCTCACCGAGTCGGTCCGGACGAACGATCGCCGTGACCATCTTGATCCGTCCGTCGTTCGGCTCGCCGCCGTCGGTGCGGACGATCTCGTCCGAACTGCCGCCGTCGGTACGGAGTTCCGACGAGGTGCGCGAGTCGCCGAATCGCTCGCCGCCGTCGGTAGCGACGTCGGGCTGCCCGAACTCGGGGTAGGTGTCGACGCCGTGTTCGGAGACGTCGAGCCCGTCACGCTCGTGTTCGGGCGTGACGCGGGCCTGGCCGATCGCCTTGAGCCCGCCCCAGACGAGTGCGGTCGCGGCGATCGTCCAGACGGCGATGACGGCGACGCCGACGATCTGCGCGATGAACACGTCGACCCGACTCCCGCTAATCCCGCTCATGTATTCGGGCGAGGCCACGACCGGGAGCAGCAGCGTCCCGAGGACGCCGGCCGAGCCGTGGACGGGGAAGACCGCACAGACGTCGTCGATCTTCAGGTAGTTCTCGACGAACCCGAAGACGAGCGGGAGCTGCGCCCCCGCCAGGCCGCCGACGAGGAACGCACCCCACCAGGTCGACGCGTGTGGGATCGCGGTGATCCCGACGAGGCCCGCTAGCAGCCCGTTTGCGACGTACAGCGTGTCGACTTTCCCGGTCTTGAGCCACGCGACGAGTCCGGCACCCATCGCTCCACAGGCCATCGCGATCGTCGTGGTCATGGCGACGCGACCGACGTAGGCGAAGTCGCCGAGCGCCAGCCCGTCGTCGGTAACCGTGATGACCTCCGCGGCGGTGCCGACGTTGAAGCCGTACCACCCGAACGCGAGGATGAGCGTTCCGAGTACGGCGAAGGTCAGCGAGTGACCCGGAATGACGTTCGCGGAGCCGTCCTCGTTGTACCGGTCGAGGCGCGGCCCGAGCATCCAGGCGGCGGTGAGTCCGGCGATGCCGCCCATCCCGTGGACGATCATCCCGCCGGCGAAGTCGTCGAACAACACGCCGTTGTACGACAGCAGCTCGCCCGCCCAGGTGAGTCCGGTGACGACCGGGTAGATTACCGCGGCCAGCAGGAAGGTGTACAGGATGTACGCGCGGAGCTTCGCGCGGCCGGCCACCGCCCCGGAGACGATCGTCGCGGCCGTCATCGCGAAGACGGCGCCGAACAGCCAGACGCTGGCCCATTCGTTCACGTTCGCGACGTCGAACCCGGGAGCGAATCCGTTTCCGGCAACGACTCCCTCGACGCCGACGCCGATCAGGAAGAACACCGTCACGCCGACCGACCAGGTCAGCAGGTTCTTCGTCAGCTGGTTCGCGACGTTCTTCGAGCGCACCTGCCCCGCTTCGAGCATCGCGAAGCCGGCGTGCATGAAGAAGATCAGGAACGTCACCGTCAGCACCCACACGAGGTTGATGCCTTCCGCGAGAACTTCCACGTCCGACTGCAACAGCGTCGGTTCCATCAGGCGCTCACCTCGGTTTCCCGCGCACCGCATCGACTATCGACCAAACGATCGTCTTGTTCAGCCCCAATCTCGACCATGTTTGTCTTCTTAATCACGTTAGGGTGGGTTGTCCCTGCACCATTTAAGGGTTAGTGTTGACAAATATGGGAAATTGCCTCTATAATAGGGTAATCCGTCCAAAGCTAAATCAGATATATTGTGTATAAGGGTATTGAAAATCACGTCCTTTTCGACCAACGGTTATATTCTACGTCTTTGTAAACCACCGATTCGGGTGGAATCCGTTCGAAACCGAGACAGTTACGGCGAAAACTCCGCCTCAAAGGGACAGAGTTGCGCAGCCTCGCTCGCGCGCGGCAGATATTGTCAGCCCGCGTCGCGAGTCGGGCCAGTAGTTGACGTTCGTCTAATTGACCTCGCCAAACCGAGTGTGTGTGTGTGTGTGGTCGGTTTACTGTCGGTCGTCCCCGCAGCGAAGGTGCCGGAGCCGCCGACCTACAGTCGCGCCGCGACGTCCTCCGCGAAGTACGTGAGGATCAGGTCCGCCCCAGCCCGTTTGATCGACAGCAGCGATTCCGCGGCGACCTCCTCGAGTTCGAGCCAGCCCTTCTCGGCGGCGGCGTGGAGCATGGCGTACTCGCCGGAGACGTTGTAGGCGGCGACGGGATGGTCGAACTCCCGGCGGACGGCGCTGACGATGTCGAGGTACGGCAGCGCGGGCTTGACCATCATCACGTCCGCGCCCTGCTCGGCATCCAGTCGGACCTCCCGCAGGGCTTCGCGGGAGTTCGCGGGATCCATCTGGTAGTGTCGTCGGTTGCCGAAGGCGGGCGCGCCGTCGGCGGCGTCCCGGAACGGCCCGTAGAACGCGCTCTCGTACTTGGCCGCGTAGCTCATGATCGGAACGTGCTCGAACCCCTCGCGGTCGAGGGCGTCGCGGATGATCCCGACCATGCCGTCCATCATCCCGCTCGGCGCGACCATGTCGGCACCCGCACGGGCGTGCGAGGTGACGATTTTCTCGAGCGCGGCGAGCGTCGCGTCGTTGTCGACGGTCGTCGTCGGTTCGCAGGCGGGACCGGCCTCGGCGACGGCGCTCTCGCCTCGCAGTTCTTCCTCGAGCGGCCCGCAGTGACCGTGGTCGGTGTACTCACAGAGGCAGACGTCGGTGATGACGTAGGCGTCGGTCTCGCTCGTGATCCGGCGTAGCGCCTCCTGTACGACGCCGTCATCGGCCCAGGCGCGGGTTCCCTCGGGGTCCTTCGACGTCGGAATCCCGAAGAGCATGACGGCCTCGACGCCGGTCTCGAGGATCTCCTCGACGCGGGCGACGATCTCGCCGGTCGGGACGCGCTCGTGGCCGGGCATCGACTCGATCGGGACGCGCTCGTGGGTCGTCGCGTCGACGAACACCGGGGCAATCAGGTCGGCGGGCGCGAGGCTCGTCTCGCTGACGAGGCCGCGAACCCGGTCCTGTCGGAGCCGCCGGGGGCGATGTGTGAGATCCATATGTACGCACCTACAGACGGACGGGTCAAAAGCGGCGCGCTCTCTCGAGGCGTCTCGCGGCGAGTCTGGGCCGCCGACCGGGATCTCGTCCGGCCCGCCGACGGCGTCGTCGGCGCTGGCGGCTACCTGAACGGTCTCGCTGGTCTACTCGCGGCCACCCATCCGGACGGCTGTAGTATGGCTCTCGTCGGACGAGGTCCGTCCGATCGGGAGCACTGGCGGCTGTCCCTGTGGCGGGACTTCCGTTCGCGTCTTCTGCTGCCGTCACCTAACGGCGTGGCGATAGAAAGCCACGGCCTTTCGCCCATTCTGGGCATGAATCAACCGTGTCAAACGCCGAGGAAGCGGTCGCCACCCTCGAGGAACTTGGCCTGACGGAGTACGAGGCCCGCTGTTTCGTGGCGCTCGTCCGCCTCTCCAAGGGCACCGCCAAGGAGATCAGCCAGGTCGCTGATATCCCCCGGTCGCGGGTGTACGACACCATCGAACGCCTCGATCGGAAGGGGCTGGTCAGCGTCCAGCAGACCGAACCACGCGAGTACAAGGCCGTCTCGGTCGACACGGCGTGTCGGCGAATCCGCGAGGACTACGACTCACGGATCAACGCCGCCGAGAACGCGCTCGGTCAACTCGAGGAACCGGACTCGCGGGACGACGAGGGGATGTGGGCGATCACGCAGAAGGAACACGTCACCGAACGCATCGTCATGTTTCTCCAGGAGGCCGAGGACACGATTCACTACCTCGTCCCGGCGACCGATGTGGCCGAACAGCGGATCCTCGAGGATCTCGCGTCGGCAGCCGACCGCGGCGTCGACGTCTATATCGAAGTCCCGACCGAGGAGGATCGGGAGACGTTCGCGGCCGCGGCTCCGGTTGCGGACGTCGTCGTCGCACCCGATCTCGGGACGACGAACGAGGTCTACTCCGAGTGGCCGGCCCAGTTGCTACTGGTCGATCAGCAAGCGATCGTCGCGGCCGGGATCAAGGAGAGCGAACTCCCGGACGTCGTCAACGAGATGGCCATCTGGACCTACGGCCGCGATCACGGCTTCGCCGTCTGGATCCGCGAACTGCTCGACGACCGCCTCGGGGACCGCTGACTCGAGGCGATCGGGCGTCGCGCGGCCCGTTTTGCGTACTGGCGGCCGCTCGAGCCGCTACTCCACGACGATCGTGCCGACCATGCCGGCTCTCTCGTGGGGGATACAGAGATACTCGTGTTCGCCGGTCGTCTCGACGGTGTGGACGTACGACTGGCCCGACTGTACCGCACCCGTTCCGTTTTCCCAGCCCTCACGGGCGCTCGACTCGCTCTCGAAGCCGCCCGAGGCCCAGTACGCGGCACCGTCCGGAATCCCGTCTTCGACGGCCGTCACCGAGTGTGGCTCGCCTCCGACGTGTTTCCAGGCGATGGTGTCACCCGTTTCGACGGTGAGTTCCGCGGGCTCGAACGCCACGGCCGTCATGTCGACGACGTGGTCGGCGTCCTCGGGAACGCCCTCGACGACGTTCGGACCGCCGGCCAGGTCGGGCTCGCTTCCGCTCTCGCTTTCCCCCTCGCCGCCGGGCACTGCGTTCGGCGCGCCGGCGACCGCGAACTGCGCTCGCAGCGCCGCCGTCGCGAACGTTTCGGCGGCCGCGCTCACGCCCGACCCCGACTCGAGCGCGCCGACGAAGTCGTTCAGCGCCGCTTCGAACCCCTCGTAGGCCTCCGTGTCGGCCGCTTCGAGGAGTTCGTGGACGCGCGCTTCCTCGAACCGGGCGAACGCGTCCCGTCCGATCGACGCGGCCGCGCCGTCGAACGAGCCGCCGGCCGCCGCGACCACGGCGTAGATCGCCTCGACCGCCTCCGCGTTGAACTCGCCGCTCGCCGTCGGAACGTCTCCACCGCTCCCCGCAGCGCTGCTGGCCGCCTCGAGCGCGCCCTCGAACGACTCGTAGCGGTCGTGGTCGGCCTCTTCGAGCGCCTCGTGGAAGCCGCCCGCGCCGCCCTCGAAGTGCTGGAACGCTGCCTGAACGACGGTCTCGGCGCGTCCGGTTTCGCCGAGGACGGCCAGGACGCCCGCGTCGAACACCCGCGCGGCCATGTAGCCGCTCTCGACGGCGCTGACCTGCGCCGTCGTTCCGGCGGTCGTCTCGAACTCGAGCAGCGTCTCGCGGATGCCGGCGACGTGTTCGTCGACGCTCGCCGCGTCGTCGTTCTCGAACGCCGTGATGAGTCCGTTCAAGTGCTCTTCCTCGAAGGACTCGTACAGCGATTCGTCGGTCTCCTCGAGCGTCTCGTGAAAGTCGGCCTCGTTGCCCTCGAAGGTCTGGAACAGCCCGCGAGCGGTCTCGGCCGCGACCCCGTTCTCGCCGAGCCGATAGCGCTCGTACGCGTCCTCGACGCGGGCTTTGACGAACCCGGCCTCGAGCAGTGCGGGTTCGACGCCGGTGCCGAGGGTTTCGATCCCGGTGACGAGCGCGCCGTCGATCGTCTCGACCGCGCTGCTGACGCCGTCCGCGTCGTCGTTCTCGATGGCCGTCGAGAGCGCCTCCAGTCCCTCGTGTTCGAACCGCTGGTAGGCGTCTTCGCTGGCCTCTTCGAGGGCCTCGTGTGCCCGTGCCTCCTCGAAGTGGGCGAACACGTTCTCGACGATCCGCTTCGCCGCGTCCGACCGGCCGTGCTCGAAGAGCCACGCGGCATCTCGCACCCGTAATCGATAGACGTTCAGCGCGGCCGCGT from Natrinema salaciae includes the following:
- the hemL gene encoding glutamate-1-semialdehyde 2,1-aminomutase, with product MTEDNSRELYDRALSVMPGGVNSAVRAAVEPYPFFVRRGEGGHVIDADGNRYIDWVMGLGPLLLGHDLPEPVRAGIQRNASEGPMYATPTEVEVDLAEFVVRHVPSVEKVRFVNSGTEATTSAVRLARGYTGRNKIVVMQGGYHGAQESTLVEGDADDPKPSSAGVPQSFAEHTLPVPFNDEDAMRDVFEEHGDDIAAVLTEPILGNYGIVYPEEGYHEFLREITDEHGSLLVFDEVITGFRVGGLGCAQSEFGVTPDLTTFGKIVGGGFPVGAIGGRAEIIEHFAPAGDVFQAGTFSGHPVTMAAGLETLKFAAENDVYEHVNGLGDRLRRGLSEIVADQAPGYTVTGTDSMFKVIFTREGPGPDSLEEQCEAGCRQDPTCPRYDYCPKNAADVKHAETERWRRIFWGKMKAQDVFLSQNQFECQFVSYGHTEEDVEETLEAYKEAL
- a CDS encoding ammonium transporter; protein product: MEPTLLQSDVEVLAEGINLVWVLTVTFLIFFMHAGFAMLEAGQVRSKNVANQLTKNLLTWSVGVTVFFLIGVGVEGVVAGNGFAPGFDVANVNEWASVWLFGAVFAMTAATIVSGAVAGRAKLRAYILYTFLLAAVIYPVVTGLTWAGELLSYNGVLFDDFAGGMIVHGMGGIAGLTAAWMLGPRLDRYNEDGSANVIPGHSLTFAVLGTLILAFGWYGFNVGTAAEVITVTDDGLALGDFAYVGRVAMTTTIAMACGAMGAGLVAWLKTGKVDTLYVANGLLAGLVGITAIPHASTWWGAFLVGGLAGAQLPLVFGFVENYLKIDDVCAVFPVHGSAGVLGTLLLPVVASPEYMSGISGSRVDVFIAQIVGVAVIAVWTIAATALVWGGLKAIGQARVTPEHERDGLDVSEHGVDTYPEFGQPDVATDGGERFGDSRTSSELRTDGGSSDEIVRTDGGEPNDGRIKMVTAIVRPDRLGEIKQSLAEAGAPSLTVTNVSGRGSQPAKKGQWRGEEYTVDLHQKVKIECVVADIPAEEVVEAIREGAETGEPGDGKIFVMPVESAMQIRTGKTGPDAV
- the hemB gene encoding porphobilinogen synthase — protein: MDLTHRPRRLRQDRVRGLVSETSLAPADLIAPVFVDATTHERVPIESMPGHERVPTGEIVARVEEILETGVEAVMLFGIPTSKDPEGTRAWADDGVVQEALRRITSETDAYVITDVCLCEYTDHGHCGPLEEELRGESAVAEAGPACEPTTTVDNDATLAALEKIVTSHARAGADMVAPSGMMDGMVGIIRDALDREGFEHVPIMSYAAKYESAFYGPFRDAADGAPAFGNRRHYQMDPANSREALREVRLDAEQGADVMMVKPALPYLDIVSAVRREFDHPVAAYNVSGEYAMLHAAAEKGWLELEEVAAESLLSIKRAGADLILTYFAEDVAARL
- a CDS encoding TrmB family transcriptional regulator is translated as MSNAEEAVATLEELGLTEYEARCFVALVRLSKGTAKEISQVADIPRSRVYDTIERLDRKGLVSVQQTEPREYKAVSVDTACRRIREDYDSRINAAENALGQLEEPDSRDDEGMWAITQKEHVTERIVMFLQEAEDTIHYLVPATDVAEQRILEDLASAADRGVDVYIEVPTEEDRETFAAAAPVADVVVAPDLGTTNEVYSEWPAQLLLVDQQAIVAAGIKESELPDVVNEMAIWTYGRDHGFAVWIRELLDDRLGDR
- a CDS encoding DUF5059 domain-containing protein; translated protein: MERTRRDWLKGSGATVLALGLAGCASPFGGEQSATDSGTAKPAELGVAAEWNAIRARVWDAFALGRGGHADAGATVARATLERFENASGSNNAHETLAETSEDNYAEFEEALGELRTAGLEDGDLERAREEAVIATDQLRSAQRSLVGDEVTQALDLQLFGDTLRNAAVLASAGAVDAAATVASGTGSRFEESDVSETLESADGDAAGRLEEAVDGVVTAAENEDVDAVRSSASDGLAAAVDGAYAVAPSEAAAAAGHVATFQAEGWDAAALASLGGPSTAFAHAAALNVYRLRVRDAAWLFEHGRSDAAKRIVENVFAHFEEARAHEALEEASEDAYQRFEHEGLEALSTAIENDDADGVSSAVETIDGALVTGIETLGTGVEPALLEAGFVKARVEDAYERYRLGENGVAAETARGLFQTFEGNEADFHETLEETDESLYESFEEEHLNGLITAFENDDAASVDEHVAGIRETLLEFETTAGTTAQVSAVESGYMAARVFDAGVLAVLGETGRAETVVQAAFQHFEGGAGGFHEALEEADHDRYESFEGALEAASSAAGSGGDVPTASGEFNAEAVEAIYAVVAAAGGSFDGAAASIGRDAFARFEEARVHELLEAADTEAYEGFEAALNDFVGALESGSGVSAAAETFATAALRAQFAVAGAPNAVPGGEGESESGSEPDLAGGPNVVEGVPEDADHVVDMTAVAFEPAELTVETGDTIAWKHVGGEPHSVTAVEDGIPDGAAYWASGGFESESSAREGWENGTGAVQSGQSYVHTVETTGEHEYLCIPHERAGMVGTIVVE